A stretch of Fulvia fulva chromosome 4, complete sequence DNA encodes these proteins:
- a CDS encoding Deoxyribodipyrimidine photo-lyase, producing MAIKRKATDPVRPDPSPSKKQHVEVKRELSNGEIKFDHSRIEEKVGIVQREFYPPEMSNERAKQYHEGEIPRPIQVLHAMLAQTKAGRENIAVGECLVHWFKRDLRLFDNKALHLASEKAKGKNVPLVCMFVISPQDYQAHLTSPARVDFELRTLDIMKKDLAELDIPLYVTTIEDRKDVMPHILGKCTEWGAKHLFCNIEYEVDELRRETKLVKDGLAQGIALEAVHDDVVVAPGELKTGAGKQYSVYSPWFRSWIKHIHEHPHLLNAFDPPTQNPPSAREKFRAIFDMSTPSAPSNKSLTPEEKDCLTQLWPAGEHEARERLDRFLSEKIGKYKDTRNFPALQSTASLSVHFSSGTLAARTAVRSARDANSANKLDAGNTGITCWISEIAWRDFYKHVLAHWPYVCMHKPFKYEYSDIEWEYDEDQFKLWCEGRTGFPIVDAAMRQMRSMAYMHNRCRMITASFLAKDLLIDWRMGERYFMEHLIDGDFASNNGGWGFSASTGVDPQPYFRIFNPLLQSEKFDMEGEYIRKWVPELRGIEGKAIHAPYERGKAKEAEKAGYPRPMVDHKQAREKALARYKGGLGRSTANVGGGVHN from the coding sequence ATGGCAATCAAGCGCAAGGCTACGGATCCAGTGCGCCCAGATCCCTCGCCTTCGAAAAAACAACACGTAGAGGTTAAGAGAGAGCTCAGCAATGGCGAGATCAAGTTCGACCACTCCCGTATCGAAGAGAAAGTTGGCATTGTGCAACGAGAGTTCTATCCTCCAGAGATGAGCAATGAACGCGCAAAGCAATATCATGAGGGGGAGATACCACGTCCGATCCAGGTTCTGCATGCAATGCTCGCGCAAACGAAAGCAGGACGCGAAAATATTGCAGTAGGAGAATGTCTAGTGCATTGGTTCAAGCGTGACTTGCGACTTTTTGACAACAAGGCTCTACACCTGGCGAGTGAGAAGGCCAAGGGCAAGAATGTACCACTGGTTTGCATGTTTGTGATCAGCCCGCAAGACTATCAAGCACACTTGACCAGCCCAGCAAGAGTAGACTTCGAGCTTCGAACACTGGATATCATGAAGAAAGACCTAGCAGAGCTAGATATACCACTATACGTGACAACGATCGAGGACAGAAAGGACGTTATGCCGCACATCCTCGGCAAATGCACAGAATGGGGCGCAAAACACCTCTTCTGCAACATAGAATACGAAGTCGACGAACTCCGCCGCGAAACAAAACTCGTCAAAGACGGGCTTGCCCAGGGCATCGCTCTCGAAGCCGTCCACGACGACGTAGTTGTAGCCCCTGGCGAGCTCAAGACGGGAGCAGGGAAACAATACTCCGTGTACTCTCCTTGGTTCCGCTCCTGGATCAAACACATCCACGAACACCCCCATCTCCTTAATGCCTTCGATCCTCCTACCCAGAACCCACCTTCAGCCCGCGAGAAGTTCCGCGCAATCTTCGACATGTCCACACCCTCCGCACCGTCGAACAAGAGCTTGACTCCCGAAGAAAAAGATTGCCTCACCCAACTCTGGCCCGCGGGCGAACACGAAGCACGCGAGCGTCTGGATCGCTTCCTCTCCGAAAAGATAGGAAAATACAAAGACACCCGCAACTTCCCCGCCTTGCAATCCACCGCGTCCCTGAGCGTCCACTTCTCCTCTGGAACCCTCGCAGCCCGCACCGCAGTACGCTCCGCCCGAGACGCAAACTCCGCGAACAAGCTCGATGCCGGGAATACAGGAATTACATGCTGGATCTCTGAGATTGCCTGGCGGGATTTTTACAAACACGTCCTAGCGCATTGGCCGTATGTCTGTATGCATAAGCCGTTCAAGTATGAGTATTCTGATATTGAGTGGGAGTATGATGAGGATCAGTTCAAGTTGTGGTGTGAAGGGCGGACAGGGTTTCCGATCGTTGATGCGGCGATGCGGCAGATGAGGAGTATGGCGTACATGCACAATCGGTGTAGGATGATTACCGCGTCCTTTCTTGCGAAAGATTTATTGATAGATTGGCGGATGGGTGAGAGATATTTCATGGAGCACCTTATCGATGGTGATTTTGCTTCGAACAACGGCGGGTGGGGGTTCAGTGCCAGCACGGGTGTGGATCCGCAGCCATATTTCCGGATCTTCAATCCTTTGCTGCAAAGTGAGAAGTTTGATATGGAGGGGGAGTACATCAGGAAGTGGGTGCCGGAGTTGAGAGGGATAGAGGGCAAGGCGATCCATGCGCCGTATGAGAGGGGCAAGGCAAAGGAGGCGGAGAAGGCCGGGTATCCGAGGCCTATGGTCGATCATAAGCaggctagagagaaggcgTTGGCGAGGTATAAAGGTGGATTGGGAAGGTCAACGGCGAACGTTGGTGGTGGAGTTCATAACTGA
- a CDS encoding putative proteasome subunit alpha type-1 — protein MSGSAGFDRHITIFSDQGRLYQVEYAFKAITAANITSVGVRGKDCAVVISQKKVPDKLIDPASVSYVYKLSPSVGCVMTGSIADARASVTRARGEAAEFRYKFGYEMPCDVLAKRLANISQVYTQRAYMRPLGVATTLISLDAEYGPQLYKCDPAGYYVGYKATASGPKAQEALNFLEKKLKNKDCADGSWDEVVELAISTLSTVLSVDFKKGELEIGLVGGPRTDGKEGTDPTFRSLTEEEVDERLQSIAEKD, from the exons ATGTCTG GCAGCGCGGGCTTCGATCGACACATCACCATCTTCTCGGACCAGGGTCGTCTGTACCAAGTCG AATATGCCTTCAAGGCCATCACCGCAGCAAACATCACATCCGTTGGCGTGCGAGGAAAGGATTGCGCGGTCGTCATCTCGCAGAAGAAGGTCCCT GACAAGCTCATCGACCCAGCCTCCGTCTCCTATGTCTACAAACTCTCGCCCTCCGTCGGCTGCGTCATGACTGGATCAATAGCAGATGCAAGAGCGTCGGTAACGCGCGCGAGAGGAGAAGCAGCCGAGTTCAGGTACAAGTTCGGATACGAGATGCCTTGTGACGTACTGGCCAAGCGGTTGGCCAACATCTCGCAGGTCTACACACAGCGC GCATACATGCGACCCCTGGGCGTTGCGACTACACTCATCTCGCTCGATGCCGAGTATGGCCCACAGCTGTACAAGTGCGATCCTGCGGGCTACTATGTCGGATACAAGGCCACTGCTTCGGGTCCAAAGGCGCAGGAAGCGCTAAACTTCCTCGAGAAGAAGCTGAAGAACAAGGACTGCGCAGACGGCAGCTGGGACGAAGTTGTTGAGCTGGCCATCTCCACATTAAGCACAGTCCTCAGCGTGGACTTCAAGAAGGGCGAATTGGAGATTGGTCTCGTTGGTGGACCTCGGACGGACGGCAAGGAGGGTACCGACCCTACCTTCCGCTCACTCACCGAAGAAGAGGTCGACGAACGACTCCAATCAATCGCAGAGAAGGACTAA